A window of the Desulfonatronovibrio magnus genome harbors these coding sequences:
- a CDS encoding AAA family ATPase, which translates to MDYFRLLDFYTEPFSNSPDPEFFYGSASHVDCLQKLEISIRLKRGLCVVVGQVGAGKTTLCRRLIRDLKDDPEIDTHLILDPTFMGSLEMLGHLNRLLRRPNPKERPPTSEAGYKELIKNHLFDRVVQKGRNIVLIIDEGQKISPSCLEVLRELLNYETNDHKLLQIVIFAQNEFIKVLKSHPNFNDRVSCFCRIRPLTVDETEKLINFRIEKASNYKSSPRPRIRFTRGAVKTLHTLTRGHPRRIMNLCHLVMLLIIVLNRYRVTSSMVKRAVQNLPGAPRPSFFRRRAKYVISALTLIIMVTIGYFYSSEIRTGVASLLLPGVESSGTDGPYYVRMRLDPVSEVEAGRVVIIEDTLVEKQEQEGNPHEGLIDSESEVSHVGSDNASDSDTENPAADSSDLEAPALDSDEYYSDSDYDFTSQNHADADVEGVLDAVANTATLESDVLNDHVRKIIIPDELGKIRVRRNENLWNIQQRVYGNATISRTEKIAAYNPHIDDLNTLYEGLRVFMPVTNTRERNADERFWIVTGTFADLHDAYMELIQTDSRRLRLVSYLDSESELFFSVAWPRSFATREDALNELESMPSHLAGSSDLLEIEEGVILN; encoded by the coding sequence ATGGACTACTTTAGACTTCTTGACTTCTACACGGAACCTTTTTCCAACTCACCTGATCCAGAGTTTTTTTATGGTTCGGCAAGTCATGTAGACTGTTTGCAGAAGCTGGAAATTTCCATCAGACTCAAGCGTGGTTTATGTGTTGTTGTGGGACAGGTGGGGGCTGGAAAAACCACTTTGTGCCGCAGGCTCATACGGGACCTTAAAGATGACCCGGAAATAGATACCCATCTTATTCTGGATCCGACATTCATGGGTTCTTTAGAGATGCTCGGCCATCTTAACCGGCTGCTCAGGAGACCAAACCCCAAAGAGCGCCCGCCAACCTCTGAAGCAGGCTATAAGGAACTGATCAAAAACCATCTGTTTGACAGAGTCGTACAAAAAGGCAGAAATATTGTTCTGATTATTGATGAGGGACAGAAAATTTCACCCTCCTGTCTTGAAGTTTTGCGTGAGCTTCTGAATTATGAGACCAATGATCACAAGCTTTTGCAGATCGTAATATTTGCTCAAAATGAATTTATAAAAGTTCTCAAGTCCCACCCGAACTTCAATGATCGAGTCAGCTGTTTTTGTCGCATCAGGCCTTTGACTGTGGATGAAACAGAAAAGCTTATCAACTTTCGTATTGAAAAGGCTTCTAACTATAAATCATCCCCAAGACCCAGGATTCGCTTTACCAGGGGGGCAGTCAAAACACTGCACACATTAACCCGCGGACATCCCAGGCGGATAATGAACTTGTGCCATCTGGTCATGTTGCTGATCATTGTGCTCAACAGGTACCGGGTTACTTCCTCCATGGTCAAAAGGGCTGTGCAAAATCTGCCCGGTGCCCCCAGGCCTTCCTTTTTCCGCAGGCGTGCCAAATATGTAATAAGCGCGCTTACGCTGATTATCATGGTAACAATCGGGTATTTTTATTCATCTGAAATCAGAACAGGTGTAGCTTCCTTACTCCTGCCAGGAGTTGAATCATCAGGGACTGATGGTCCATATTATGTTCGAATGCGCCTGGACCCTGTTTCTGAAGTGGAAGCAGGCAGAGTTGTGATTATTGAGGATACCTTAGTAGAAAAACAGGAACAGGAGGGAAATCCTCATGAAGGGTTGATTGATTCTGAAAGTGAGGTTTCTCATGTTGGTTCAGACAATGCTTCTGATTCTGATACAGAAAATCCTGCTGCAGATAGTTCTGATTTAGAAGCGCCTGCTTTAGATAGTGATGAATATTACTCAGATTCAGATTATGACTTTACTTCGCAAAATCATGCAGATGCAGATGTAGAAGGTGTACTGGATGCAGTTGCAAATACTGCTACATTGGAGTCTGATGTATTGAATGATCATGTCCGCAAAATTATAATACCGGATGAGTTGGGCAAAATCAGGGTCAGAAGAAATGAGAACCTTTGGAATATTCAACAAAGAGTTTATGGAAACGCTACAATTTCCAGAACTGAAAAAATTGCAGCCTATAATCCTCATATTGATGATCTGAATACTCTGTATGAAGGTTTGCGTGTTTTTATGCCTGTCACCAACACTCGGGAGAGAAATGCAGATGAACGATTCTGGATTGTAACCGGAACTTTTGCAGATCTGCATGATGCCTACATGGAATTAATCCAGACAGACAGTCGAAGGCTCAGGCTTGTTTCTTATCTTGATTCTGAATCTGAATTGTTTTTTTCCGTAGCCTGGCCCAGAAGCTTTGCCACCCGGGAAGATGCTCTTAACGA